The stretch of DNA CCACCACGTTGACGTTGGGGTAGTAGACATACCCCTTGGCGTCGGCGGCCGGATGGTTAGGCTCGTAACGCGCCTCGAGGTTGCTCTGGTCCTCGACCACACCCAGCACCTGAACGCCCTGACCGGCCGCGTCCTGATTCTGGAACAGCGACTCGCTGCCGCCGCTTTGCGCGCCCTGGAACATGGTGGCGAACACCGGGTGGCGCGCACGGTAGGTCTGGTCGATGCTCGAGGAGACTGTCTCGGCGTTGGCGATGTTACTGGCGACGGTGTTCAAGCGAGTGGTCTGGGCACTCATGCCACTACCGGCAATATTGAAAACACTGGCGAGGGACATGGATTACTCTCCGCGCAGGGCTGACACCAGCCCTTTGAATTTGCTGTTGAGCAGCGTGAAGCTGGCCTGGAAGTTCACCGAGTTCTCGGCGTAGTTCGACTGTTCCAGTTGGGCATCCACGGTGTTCTGGTCGATCGACGGCTGCATCGGTGTGCGGTACAGCAGCGATTCGTCGCCGCTGCCCAGGCCTTCAGCTTCGATATGCCGGCTGTTGGTCATGTTCAGGGCAAAGGTGCCATTCTTGGCTTTCTCGTTCTGCTCGGCGAGCACGGCAGAGAAGTCCAGATCCCGAGCCTTGTAGTTCGGGGTGTCGGCGTTGGCGATGTTGTTGGCCAGCACCTCGGCACGCTTGGCGCGAAAACCAAGAGCCTGCTCATGAATGCCGAGCGCTTTATCGAAGCTGATGCTCATGTCGGGAAACCTTCGACCAGATTTTTCGTAAACGGGATAAAGCAAGCCGCGTGCCAAGTGCTAAAAGCCCGTAAATCAAGGCTTTGCCGGCAGCGGCAAAGCGGCAATGCCAGAAAAGCGGCAAGGCATTTCCGCGAAACGTCAGCAAAGCGGCAATGCAGCGGTTGCCGCCTCTTCTGCGCTGGCAAAATCGCAGGCACAAAAAAAGAGGCCCGAAGGCCTCTTTTTTCAACAACG from Pseudomonas chlororaphis subsp. chlororaphis encodes:
- the flgC gene encoding flagellar basal body rod protein FlgC; this translates as MSLASVFNIAGSGMSAQTTRLNTVASNIANAETVSSSIDQTYRARHPVFATMFQGAQSGGSESLFQNQDAAGQGVQVLGVVEDQSNLEARYEPNHPAADAKGYVYYPNVNVVEEMADMISASRSFQTNAEMMNTAKTMMQKVLTLGQ
- the flgB gene encoding flagellar basal body rod protein FlgB, which encodes MSISFDKALGIHEQALGFRAKRAEVLANNIANADTPNYKARDLDFSAVLAEQNEKAKNGTFALNMTNSRHIEAEGLGSGDESLLYRTPMQPSIDQNTVDAQLEQSNYAENSVNFQASFTLLNSKFKGLVSALRGE